The nucleotide window AGAGCAAGGCGAAGTCAGGCTGGACCGGCCCTTGCAGACTGGCAGTGCCCTGGGGGCAGATACCTTGGAGCGCCGGTCGTTTGCTGGCCGTGTGACCCAGGTGCTGGAGCGCATCTCGCCCACGGCGGGGCTGGTCGTCTCCGTGGAGGGGGCTTGGGGCTGTGGCAAGACTTCGCTGCTGGCCATGGTGGAAGACCTGCTGCTTGGCGAAAAGGAAGACAAGCGCTCCGTGGTCGTCCACTTCAACCCCTGGCTGGTGGGGGACCGCGATGCCTTGTTGCGCCAGTTCTTGGCGAGCATCGCCAAAGCCGTGAAGCTGGCCGACCATGCCAAAGAAGGCAAGCGGGTGGCAAAGGAGCTGAAGACCTACGCCAAGGCGTTTGATGTGCTGAAGCTCATCCCCGGGGCGGAGCCGTGGGCCAGCATCGTAAAGTCGGTGGTGGAATCTGTCGGCAACGCTAGCGAGGCGGTGTTTGACTACAAGACACCCGATATTGAGGCCCGAAAGCACGACCTGGAGCGGGCGCTGAGAAAGTTTCCGCAACGCATTGTGGTGCTCATTGATGACCTGGACCGCCTGTACCCGGCGGAGGTTTACGAGATGGTCCGCATCATCAAGGCTGTGGGCGACCTGCCCAACGTCGGCTATGTGCTGGCCTGGGACGAGAAGTTCGTCAGCGCGGCCCTCGACAAGCTGAATGTGCCCTTCGCTGCAGCGTACTTGGACAAGGTGGTTCAGGTTCGCTTGCCGGTACCGCCGCTGTCGTTCACACAGCGGGTGGCGCAAATGAATGCGGGGCTGGCACGCTTGCCGAGTGAGGCGTGCGAAACGCATTTCCCCAGCCATGAGAACCGGATCGGCTCTGTGTTCCATCATGGCCTAAGCGAACTCATGGAGCATCCGCGTGACGTGGTGCGCCTGTTTGACGTGCTGATGTCCATTGAGCCGAATTTGCGCGGTGAGGTGAATCTGGGTGATCTGATGGGACTGGCTGCTCTGATGACCAAGGCACCAAACGTCTTCTCACTGCTGCGCAGCGCGCCACAGGCTTTCGTGGGGCGCAGGCCCGGCACGCAAGCTTCGATGAAGAAACCCGAAGAGGTCATCGACAGATTCTCATCAGACCGGGAAAGCGCCATCAACGCATGCGGAAACCCAGCGGCTGTGCAAGAGCTGGTGCATTGGCTGTTTCCAAAAACGGCCAAGGCGGATAAGGCTTTCACGTTTGACCGCGTGGTGTTTACCGAGGGCCATTTGGGGCACCCGGACCGGTTATCGGTCGCCTTGCAAATGAGTGCAGGGCGGGGCGATGTGAGCTTGGTGAAAGTGCGACGTTTTGTCTTTCAGCCATCGGAGCGGGAGGTGATTGCAGCGGACTTGGATGAGCAAGGTTGTAAGGAGTTTTTGGACTACCTGGCCGCAACATTGGAGGCACTGGGTGAAGACGTCGAAATCGATTCCGAGACCCTGTGCATTGCGTTGGCGCGCCTTGTGGACATGCCACCGTTTGTCCTCCACGCACGCAA belongs to Melaminivora suipulveris and includes:
- a CDS encoding KAP family P-loop NTPase fold protein → MGAQESKREEQGEVRLDRPLQTGSALGADTLERRSFAGRVTQVLERISPTAGLVVSVEGAWGCGKTSLLAMVEDLLLGEKEDKRSVVVHFNPWLVGDRDALLRQFLASIAKAVKLADHAKEGKRVAKELKTYAKAFDVLKLIPGAEPWASIVKSVVESVGNASEAVFDYKTPDIEARKHDLERALRKFPQRIVVLIDDLDRLYPAEVYEMVRIIKAVGDLPNVGYVLAWDEKFVSAALDKLNVPFAAAYLDKVVQVRLPVPPLSFTQRVAQMNAGLARLPSEACETHFPSHENRIGSVFHHGLSELMEHPRDVVRLFDVLMSIEPNLRGEVNLGDLMGLAALMTKAPNVFSLLRSAPQAFVGRRPGTQASMKKPEEVIDRFSSDRESAINACGNPAAVQELVHWLFPKTAKADKAFTFDRVVFTEGHLGHPDRLSVALQMSAGRGDVSLVKVRRFVFQPSEREVIAADLDEQGCKEFLDYLAATLEALGEDVEIDSETLCIALARLVDMPPFVLHARNRRDVFLLSADLLALRAINALGKRMQQDSTVQLAERLIGDEEALSIAVAVAFESYVKDERDDDAKAVVRASADAKERVLTELGNNLERAARSGALFNKLRSAINLWLAPRLVPERCRALFDAVREQDPSLDSFALALMEGSFDSVKGQRYAVPKEVERIEAYAAMDFLKEHGSTRLKDEALGLPARAAWSAVVEGKEFYGVDGSVAER